Proteins from a single region of Stigmatella erecta:
- a CDS encoding GGDEF domain-containing protein codes for MAQRETVITLISKISDRPVNLDAALVVIYGLDLGRKYDLSRNEIFIGRSSKSDISLDQESVSRTHARITNTVKGVHIEDQGSTNGTFVNDHPVMSPQELRNGDLVKIGRTIFKFIAGGNIEAAYHDEIYRLTTMDGLTQVHNRRYFDEQLDREVSRSRRYERALSLVMFDVDHFKHINDKRGHLAGDYVLKQLASAVRVNIRREDVFARYGGEEFGILLPEVDAKGTRLFAEKVRQKVEQTHFTFDKHPIPVTISLGFALLLPEHREPGDLVRAADEKLYEAKNKGRNRVCG; via the coding sequence ATGGCGCAGAGAGAGACCGTCATCACGCTCATCTCGAAGATCTCCGACCGTCCGGTGAACCTGGACGCGGCGCTCGTCGTCATCTACGGCTTGGATCTGGGGCGGAAGTACGACTTGTCCCGGAACGAGATTTTCATCGGCCGGTCCTCCAAATCGGACATCTCGTTGGATCAGGAGTCGGTGAGCCGCACGCACGCGCGCATCACCAACACCGTCAAGGGCGTCCACATTGAGGACCAGGGCTCCACCAACGGCACGTTCGTCAATGATCATCCGGTGATGAGCCCCCAGGAGCTGCGCAACGGGGACCTGGTGAAGATCGGCCGGACGATCTTCAAGTTCATCGCGGGCGGGAACATCGAGGCGGCCTACCACGATGAAATCTACCGGCTCACGACGATGGACGGGCTGACCCAGGTCCACAACCGCCGCTACTTTGACGAGCAGCTCGACCGCGAAGTCTCCCGCAGCCGGCGCTACGAGCGGGCCCTGTCGCTGGTGATGTTCGACGTGGACCACTTCAAGCACATCAACGACAAGCGGGGGCACCTGGCCGGGGACTACGTGCTCAAGCAGCTGGCCTCCGCGGTGCGCGTGAACATCCGCCGGGAGGATGTCTTCGCCCGCTACGGGGGCGAGGAGTTCGGCATCCTCCTGCCAGAGGTGGATGCCAAGGGCACCCGGCTGTTCGCGGAGAAGGTGCGCCAGAAGGTGGAGCAGACGCACTTCACGTTCGACAAGCACCCCATCCCGGTGACGATCTCACTGGGCTTCGCCCTCCTGCTGCCGGAGCACCGCGAGCCGGGAGATCTGGTGCGCGCGGCGGACGAGAAGCTCTACGAGGCCAAGAACAAGGGCCGCAACCGCGTCTGCGGTTGA
- a CDS encoding lysophospholipid acyltransferase family protein: MATKGVLGNDPFQRGAAQRSTEPQSPAAEAPKAAASKKAASPRSKAPGTAKKAAPAKAAAPKAAKPPKAAPKAAKPPRERKPARTSAPAQQMLPRLREPASPEVPRRPLAEPLPEVAASQKAVAARAAREREVDGVMATAPALEATQAAAEAAAETAVATLLTLGAQQALEGTAPAPNSLEATWNRELATAVVAEAAEATAEAVLGVALSAQAPGGQEEEETRDVAGPSALPSAEAEDTPEEVPDPSQDEFPPARKAPLSLVPAPEEPEAAQEESFSPEQLQAEQVTATPPPGSVFALAKEIVFQALSSASMGRTLEAAHGVVNTLRAGLGTHGSTSLDEYGRDPELVSELQPLLDFLYERYWRVTLQSVDMIPAGGAILVANHSGALPFDGLVVTQAILRERPELREPRWLVEDQIFHAPVLGTIFNRLGAVRACPENALRLLDEQRPVLVFPEGYQGLSKPFAQRYQLKRFGRGGFVKLALRTGAPIIPVAIVGSEETSPLLGRIPAGFLGVPYLPLTGPLPLPAKWTLRFGEPISMEGLSQDAANDLAEVQRLTERTRESIQGMLQALLRERRSVFAG, translated from the coding sequence ATGGCCACCAAGGGTGTGCTCGGGAACGATCCGTTTCAGCGCGGTGCCGCGCAGCGTTCCACCGAGCCCCAATCCCCCGCCGCGGAGGCTCCCAAGGCGGCCGCGTCCAAGAAAGCCGCTTCGCCCCGGAGCAAAGCCCCGGGGACGGCGAAGAAGGCCGCCCCTGCCAAGGCGGCCGCGCCCAAGGCCGCGAAGCCTCCCAAGGCCGCGCCCAAGGCCGCGAAGCCTCCCCGGGAGCGCAAACCGGCCCGGACGTCCGCCCCCGCGCAGCAGATGCTCCCGCGGTTGAGGGAGCCCGCGTCCCCCGAGGTCCCCCGCCGTCCCCTGGCCGAGCCCCTCCCCGAGGTGGCCGCGTCCCAGAAGGCCGTGGCGGCCCGGGCCGCGCGGGAGCGGGAGGTGGATGGGGTGATGGCCACCGCCCCCGCCCTCGAGGCCACCCAGGCCGCCGCCGAGGCCGCCGCGGAGACCGCCGTGGCCACCCTGCTCACGCTCGGGGCGCAGCAGGCCCTGGAGGGAACGGCCCCGGCGCCCAACTCGCTGGAGGCCACGTGGAACCGGGAGCTGGCCACCGCCGTGGTCGCCGAGGCCGCGGAAGCCACCGCGGAGGCGGTCCTGGGCGTGGCCCTCTCGGCCCAGGCCCCAGGCGGGCAGGAGGAGGAGGAAACGCGGGACGTCGCGGGCCCCTCCGCGCTGCCCAGCGCCGAGGCGGAGGACACCCCCGAGGAGGTACCCGACCCGTCGCAGGATGAGTTCCCGCCCGCGCGGAAGGCCCCGCTGTCCCTGGTGCCCGCCCCGGAGGAGCCCGAGGCGGCGCAGGAGGAGTCCTTCTCCCCGGAGCAGCTCCAGGCCGAGCAGGTGACCGCCACGCCGCCGCCGGGCAGCGTGTTCGCCCTGGCCAAGGAGATTGTCTTCCAGGCGCTGTCGAGCGCCTCGATGGGCCGGACGCTGGAGGCCGCGCACGGGGTGGTGAACACCCTGCGCGCGGGGCTGGGGACCCATGGCAGCACGTCCCTGGATGAGTACGGGCGGGATCCGGAGCTGGTGTCGGAGCTCCAGCCCCTGCTGGACTTCCTCTACGAGCGCTACTGGCGCGTCACGCTGCAGAGCGTGGACATGATCCCCGCGGGGGGCGCCATCCTCGTGGCCAACCACTCCGGCGCCCTGCCCTTCGATGGGCTGGTCGTCACTCAGGCCATCCTACGGGAGCGCCCGGAGCTGCGGGAGCCGCGCTGGCTGGTGGAGGATCAGATCTTCCACGCGCCCGTGCTGGGGACGATCTTCAACCGGCTGGGCGCCGTGCGCGCCTGCCCCGAGAACGCGCTGCGGCTGCTGGACGAGCAGCGGCCGGTGCTCGTGTTCCCCGAGGGCTACCAGGGGCTGAGCAAGCCGTTCGCCCAGCGCTACCAGCTCAAGCGCTTCGGCCGGGGCGGCTTCGTCAAGCTCGCGCTGCGCACCGGGGCCCCCATCATCCCGGTGGCCATCGTCGGCTCCGAGGAGACCTCGCCCTTGCTGGGCCGCATCCCCGCGGGCTTCCTGGGGGTGCCGTACCTGCCGCTGACGGGGCCCCTGCCGCTGCCCGCCAAGTGGACGCTGCGCTTCGGTGAGCCCATCAGCATGGAGGGCCTGAGCCAGGATGCCGCCAATGATCTGGCCGAGGTGCAGCGGCTGACCGAGCGCACCCGCGAGTCCATCCAGGGCATGCTCCAGGCGCTGCTGCGCGAGCGCCGCTCCGTCTTCGCGGGCTGA
- a CDS encoding SDR family oxidoreductase, whose translation MDATQAGKRGLRVAVTGASGDFGKLLLPRLEADSAVQSVLVLDVANPGGTKVEFHRVDLTRHDAESELTDALSDHPVDALYHLAFPFGPMTNGSVAHELEVAGTINVLAAAGRVRVPRLVVPSLTAVYGARGQHPALLREEAPLSGCPLSRFVTDKVEVEGQVRAFRERHPATRVLVLRFAPVLGPSVDNPATRMLRRSVVPTLMGFDPLWQAVHEDDAARALHLALTADASGEFNIVGQGVLPLSGLVYQAGARPLPVPGPLFRTALHVMDAVGASGLPIALLDYIHYSLVADGERAENELNFIPIHHARDAAAALRRS comes from the coding sequence ATGGATGCGACCCAGGCAGGAAAGAGGGGGCTGCGCGTCGCCGTCACCGGCGCCAGTGGGGATTTTGGCAAGCTGCTGCTGCCACGGCTCGAAGCGGACTCCGCCGTGCAGAGCGTGCTGGTCCTGGATGTGGCCAACCCGGGAGGCACCAAGGTGGAGTTTCACCGGGTGGACCTCACGCGCCACGACGCCGAGAGCGAGCTGACCGACGCCCTGTCCGACCACCCCGTGGACGCGCTCTACCACCTCGCCTTCCCCTTCGGGCCCATGACCAACGGCTCGGTGGCGCACGAGCTGGAGGTGGCTGGCACCATCAATGTCCTGGCCGCCGCGGGCCGCGTGCGGGTGCCCCGGCTGGTGGTGCCCTCGCTCACCGCCGTCTACGGCGCCCGGGGCCAGCACCCCGCCCTGCTGCGCGAGGAGGCGCCGCTCAGCGGCTGCCCCCTGAGCCGCTTCGTCACCGACAAGGTGGAGGTCGAGGGCCAGGTGCGCGCCTTCCGCGAGCGCCACCCGGCCACGCGCGTGCTCGTGCTGCGCTTTGCCCCCGTGCTCGGCCCCTCGGTGGACAACCCTGCCACCCGCATGCTCCGCCGCTCCGTGGTGCCCACCCTCATGGGGTTTGATCCGCTCTGGCAGGCCGTCCACGAGGACGATGCCGCGCGGGCGCTGCACCTGGCGCTCACGGCGGATGCCTCGGGGGAGTTCAACATCGTGGGCCAGGGCGTGCTGCCGCTCTCTGGCCTGGTCTACCAGGCGGGAGCCCGGCCACTGCCCGTGCCGGGGCCCCTGTTCCGGACGGCCTTGCACGTGATGGATGCCGTCGGGGCCTCGGGATTGCCGATCGCCCTGCTCGACTACATTCATTACAGCTTGGTCGCGGACGGCGAGCGCGCCGAGAACGAGCTCAATTTCATCCCCATCCATCACGCCCGGGACGCCGCCGCGGCGCTGAGGAGGAGCTGA
- the mutL gene encoding DNA mismatch repair endonuclease MutL, with protein sequence MARIARLRDDLINKIAAGEVVERPASVVKELVENALDAGARTVQVALEGGGLQRIVVSDDGHGMGREDAVLCLERHATSKLRELDDLENLASKGFRGEALPAIAAVSRFTLHTAEPDAEVGTRVTVEGGAGMHVEEAPPRVGTVMTVEDLFYNTPARLKFMRRGETELKHVEEAVIRIALAHPEVSFLVEHGGLPLFTSPACPEDPTERIAAALGTDVHPHLFPVEERRLGLSVTGHIASPEYTLPTARGIYTFVNHRYVRDRGLIGAIQRGYQEYLPSGRQPLVVLFIDVEPHAVDVNVHPQKMEVRFADSRGVYDAVLAAVVRTIRAAPWLGPTPPGEADPRRQAAHYAQAVERFLTRAQEATWGAPLPLPSAADAPTPLALVPAAPVPMSRAPAFGQALPQLNEAPPPGYFAALRPLGTLGARFQVCEGPGGTLVVLDPHAAFERVRLMGFCRILEEGKTPPPSLFGTTVELPVPAARALVGGREALARLGIDAEPFGGTSFALKAVPPGLEGADPRALLEALAQALPPAGTPPDAVGLAEALRVMACHAAQTAPEKLSDAQLRALLEELDTADFHPTCRHGTVVVLEMPLLELERRAR encoded by the coding sequence ATGGCCCGCATCGCCCGACTTCGTGACGACCTCATCAACAAGATCGCCGCCGGCGAGGTGGTGGAGCGCCCCGCCTCGGTGGTGAAGGAGCTGGTGGAGAACGCCCTGGATGCGGGGGCCCGCACCGTCCAGGTGGCGCTGGAGGGCGGCGGCTTGCAGCGCATCGTCGTGTCCGATGATGGACATGGCATGGGGCGCGAGGACGCGGTGCTGTGCCTGGAGCGCCACGCCACCAGCAAGCTGCGCGAGCTGGACGACCTGGAGAACCTCGCCAGCAAGGGCTTCCGGGGCGAGGCGCTGCCGGCCATCGCCGCCGTGTCGCGCTTCACCCTGCATACGGCCGAGCCCGATGCGGAGGTGGGCACGCGGGTGACGGTGGAGGGCGGGGCGGGGATGCACGTGGAGGAGGCCCCGCCGCGCGTGGGCACCGTCATGACGGTGGAGGACCTCTTCTACAACACGCCCGCGCGGCTGAAGTTCATGCGCCGGGGGGAGACGGAGCTGAAGCACGTGGAGGAGGCCGTCATCCGGATCGCCCTGGCGCACCCGGAGGTGTCCTTCCTGGTGGAGCACGGAGGGCTGCCGCTGTTCACCAGCCCCGCGTGCCCGGAGGACCCCACCGAGCGCATCGCCGCGGCGCTCGGCACGGACGTCCACCCGCACCTGTTCCCCGTGGAGGAGCGGCGGCTGGGGCTGAGCGTCACCGGCCACATCGCCTCCCCGGAGTACACCCTGCCCACCGCCCGGGGCATCTACACCTTCGTCAACCACCGCTACGTGCGGGACCGGGGCCTCATCGGCGCCATCCAGCGCGGCTACCAGGAGTACCTGCCCTCGGGCCGCCAGCCGCTCGTGGTGCTCTTCATCGACGTGGAGCCCCACGCGGTGGACGTGAACGTGCACCCGCAGAAGATGGAGGTGCGCTTCGCGGACTCGCGCGGCGTGTACGACGCGGTGCTGGCCGCCGTCGTCCGCACCATCCGGGCCGCGCCCTGGCTGGGCCCCACGCCCCCAGGGGAGGCGGACCCCCGGCGCCAGGCGGCCCACTATGCCCAGGCGGTGGAGCGCTTCCTCACCCGGGCCCAGGAGGCCACCTGGGGCGCCCCCTTGCCACTGCCCTCCGCCGCGGATGCGCCCACGCCGCTCGCCCTGGTGCCCGCCGCGCCGGTGCCCATGAGCCGCGCCCCCGCCTTCGGCCAGGCGCTGCCCCAGCTCAACGAGGCCCCACCGCCGGGGTACTTCGCGGCGCTGCGGCCCCTGGGGACGCTGGGCGCGCGCTTCCAGGTCTGCGAGGGGCCCGGCGGCACGCTGGTGGTGCTGGATCCCCACGCGGCCTTCGAGCGCGTCCGGCTGATGGGCTTCTGCCGCATCCTGGAGGAGGGCAAAACGCCGCCCCCCTCGCTCTTCGGCACCACCGTGGAGCTGCCCGTGCCCGCGGCCCGGGCCCTGGTGGGCGGACGCGAGGCCCTGGCGCGGCTGGGCATCGACGCGGAGCCCTTTGGCGGAACGAGCTTCGCGCTCAAGGCGGTGCCCCCCGGCCTGGAGGGCGCCGACCCCCGCGCGCTGCTGGAGGCGCTGGCCCAGGCGCTGCCGCCGGCCGGGACGCCCCCCGACGCGGTGGGCCTGGCCGAGGCGCTGCGGGTGATGGCCTGCCATGCGGCCCAGACCGCCCCGGAGAAGCTCTCCGACGCCCAGCTGCGCGCCTTGCTGGAGGAGCTGGACACGGCGGACTTCCACCCCACGTGCCGCCACGGCACCGTGGTGGTGCTGGAGATGCCCCTGCTCGAGCTGGAGCGCCGCGCCCGCTGA
- a CDS encoding tetratricopeptide repeat protein, with product MASEHKPEVDKELSEIRKEVIEARNLVIKTDNLLKNLHAEVKAVGKRHEDFQKRQWISSGVAYALFAILAGGGALLISNARTSTAGAERERLEKMVTDLTSELEKQRTELAANQGAQRSAAEVYKLMTTLPGDERLKGIDALVKLDTTRLSGLERQALNDRATLLRKEIGDAAFERGKAAFRRNDMNGTVEDLSRFMAMNPSEADALDASFFLGAAYNNLGKHEQAVPLLARFVDGDKRSKTRDYAMVLLAQSYQETNQVEKALATVRDAIANYPATQYLGAMRARLNSAKRQLGGPDAAAAPAPAVPTPAVAAPAAPAPAAPAPAAPVTAKPAGQ from the coding sequence ATGGCATCCGAGCACAAGCCAGAGGTTGACAAGGAACTGTCGGAGATCCGCAAGGAGGTGATCGAGGCGCGCAACCTCGTCATCAAGACCGACAACCTTCTGAAGAACCTGCACGCCGAGGTGAAGGCCGTCGGCAAGCGGCACGAGGACTTCCAGAAGCGCCAGTGGATCTCCTCGGGGGTGGCCTACGCCCTCTTCGCCATCCTGGCCGGGGGAGGCGCGCTGCTCATCAGCAACGCGCGGACCTCCACCGCGGGCGCCGAGCGTGAGCGGCTGGAGAAGATGGTGACCGACTTGACGTCGGAGCTCGAGAAGCAGCGCACGGAGCTGGCCGCGAACCAGGGCGCCCAGCGCTCCGCGGCCGAGGTCTACAAGCTGATGACGACGCTGCCCGGCGACGAGCGGCTCAAGGGCATCGACGCGCTGGTGAAGCTGGACACCACGCGCCTGTCCGGCCTGGAGCGCCAGGCGCTCAACGACCGCGCCACGCTGCTGCGCAAGGAGATCGGCGACGCCGCCTTCGAGCGCGGCAAGGCCGCCTTCCGCCGCAACGACATGAACGGCACCGTGGAGGACCTGTCGCGCTTCATGGCGATGAACCCCTCCGAGGCGGACGCGCTGGATGCGTCCTTCTTCCTGGGCGCCGCCTACAACAACCTCGGCAAGCACGAGCAGGCCGTGCCGCTGCTGGCCCGCTTCGTCGACGGGGACAAGCGCTCCAAGACGCGCGACTACGCCATGGTGCTGCTGGCCCAGTCCTACCAGGAGACCAACCAGGTCGAGAAGGCGCTGGCCACCGTGCGTGACGCCATCGCCAACTACCCGGCGACCCAGTACCTGGGGGCGATGCGCGCGCGCCTGAACTCCGCCAAGCGCCAGCTGGGCGGCCCCGATGCGGCGGCAGCCCCCGCGCCCGCGGTCCCCACGCCCGCCGTGGCGGCCCCCGCGGCCCCCGCTCCCGCGGCCCCGGCCCCGGCGGCTCCGGTCACCGCGAAGCCCGCGGGCCAGTAG